CTGCCGCTACCACGGTTGGTTGTACAACACGCAGGGTCAATGTGTGCAGATTCCCGGCGAGCCGCCTAACAGCGAGCTGAAGAAGGAATCGATTCGCCTTTCGGCCTATGCGGTCGAAGAGCTGGGCGGTTTGATCTTCGCCTATTTCGGCCCTCAGCCGGTGCCGCTGGTGCCGCGCTACAATTTCCTTGTCGGCGACGGCGAAGTTTATCTGACCATTCAAGGCATCCAGAATTGCAACTGGCTGCAGTGCGTCGAGAATGGCATGGATCCGGTGCATCCGAGCTTCACCCACGGTGGTGCCTGGCCAGACATTATGAGCACGGAGCCGGAGTTGGGCTTTCACGAAACCGACTGGGGCATGGTTTATAAAGCCTATCGCAAGACCAAAGAGCCCGGCGTTTTGAACTATCGCGAGCATCATTTGCTGATGCCAGGTGTTAGCTGTGGCGGCAGCGGCGGGCGCTATCTCGCCGGCAAGCAAACCGGCACACCGGTGTCGGCGGCGCGCTGGAGTGTGCCCATCGACGACACGCACACGCTCTTGATGCGGGTGCGCTTTAAGCCTGGCGACAATGCGGGCAAGTATGAAGGCGATCCGTTCAGCAAACGCTGGAAGCCGCCGCAGCAGTTCATCGTGCCTTACAAAGAATATCTGGATTCCGACGAGCCTGAGTTGGGCTATCCGATACCGCCGCTGCATTTTATCGAAGACGGCATGGTCGTCGACAGCATGCCGGCGATC
This region of Deltaproteobacteria bacterium genomic DNA includes:
- a CDS encoding Rieske 2Fe-2S domain-containing protein, with amino-acid sequence MYKTTKEENEILTRTGKGTPMGEFLRRYWWPIGISKHLKTKPTFIRVFGEDLVLFRDGTGKAGVISAYCAHRRANLCLGDVERDGVRCRYHGWLYNTQGQCVQIPGEPPNSELKKESIRLSAYAVEELGGLIFAYFGPQPVPLVPRYNFLVGDGEVYLTIQGIQNCNWLQCVENGMDPVHPSFTHGGAWPDIMSTEPELGFHETDWGMVYKAYRKTKEPGVLNYREHHLLMPGVSCGGSGGRYLAGKQTGTPVSAARWSVPIDDTHTLLMRVRFKPGDNAGKYEGDPFSKRWKPPQQFIVPYKEYLDSDEPELGYPIPPLHFIEDGMVVDSMPAIADRENENLGPAIDDGIIKLRQMYLREIEKVKRGEDPRCVVRDPTKNQMIVIPAYEKWVPESERNLSKTAAVG